The window AGAAATTCCACCGCATAAACACAAAGCTCAATGGGGAATTGTTCTTGAAGGAGAAATAGATTTAACAATTAATGGGAATAAAAAAACATATCGAAAAGGTGATACATATTTTATTCCAGATGGCGTTGAACATTCCGCAAAAATATATTCAGGATATTCTGATATAACATTTTTTAATGAAAAGGACAGATATAAAACAAAAAAATGAAATATAGTCCATAACAAAGGCTGGCAGGGTTGGGTTAAAGCTTGAAAAGTAAAGCAGTTTTTCTGCTTTTTTTATTTACAGGTATTAAAAATATGATAAAACAAATTGATATAGAAGAGTTTTTATTATTATCAGAAAAGCTGGCAATTATTGATGTTCGTTCGCCAAAGGAATATGAACAAGGGCATATCCCTAATGCTGTAAATATTCCTTTATTTGATAATAATGAGCGTACAAAGGTTGGAATAATTTATAAAAATTCAGGAAGAGAAAAAGCAATATTGGCAGGACTTGAAATTACCGGAAAAAAAATGGTTTCTTTTATTCAGGATTTAAAAAAACACACAAATGAAAAAGATATTTTAGTTCATTGCTGGAGAGGAGGAATGAGAAGCAGCAGTTTGGCATGGCTTTTTAATATTGCCGATTACAATCCTTTTGTTTTAAATAACGGTTATAAAGCATATAGAAGATTTATAAGAAATGAATTTAATAAAAAGGCTAAATTAATTGTTTTGGGAGGAAATACAGGAAGTGGAAAAACAGAAATTCTGAATAAAATTTTTGATTTGGGACATCAGGTAATTGACCTTGAAAAAACAGCTAATCACAAAGGCTCTGTATTTGGAGGGTTGGGTAAGGGTGAACAACCTACAAATGAACAATTTGAAAATAATCTTTATTCATTATGGGGGAAATTGGATTTTAAAAAACCTGTTTGGATTGAGGACGAAAGTCAATCAATAGGCAAAGTGTGGATGCCGGAACCATTATATTTGCAAATAAGAAATTCTTTTGTGATTAAACTTGAACTTGAAAAAAAATATAGGATTAAAAGATTAGTTAGTGATTATGCTGATTGTGAAAAAAGTTTGTTAAAAGAGATGATCCTAAAAATCGAAAATAAATTAGGTGGTTTAAACACAAAAATTTGTATAGAAGCAATTGACAATGATGATTTTAGCACAGTTGCCGATATTGCTTTATTATATTACGATAAAACATATGATTTTGGATTATCAAAAAGAAATTCCGAAAGTATTTTACCATTAAAACTTAGCGGAAATGATATTAATCTTAATGTAAAAAAAGTAATTAGTTTAGCAAAAAAATAGTAACCATTCATGGAATAAACATGACTGCCGTCCAATGTCAATAAGTTAAGGCTGAAAGCCTTTAATGTATAAGCACAAGGCAATCGCCCTGTGTGATTATAAATATTATGGTTTAGCCCCTAAGGGCGTTATGTAAATACATTTCGTCCTTTCAGGACTTTTTCCTTTTCGTCATTAATCGTAGGGCGTTGCCCTACGCTAGTACACATCACCCTTTCAGGGCTAAAACTCTTAACTTATTGACATTGGACTGACATCAGGCAGGTCTATAGTACAGTTGAACAATGAAACAATTGAACAATTTTATTTATATTATATGAACGGTTACAAAAATTGCAAAGAATAAAAAATTCATTTATTATTACATATCCTCAAGTTTTTTTTCAATTATTTTAATTTCTGCATTAAGGCGATATTCTTCGGTAATATCAGTTGCTATATTTAAAACTTTGTAAGGAATATCATCATCGAATATTGGAGTAAAAGTTTGTGATATCCATTTTTCTTTTTTACTGATAATAATTTTTTGAATATTAGTACAAACTTCACCATTTCTTAGATTTAGTCTTATATTTTCGTATTCGTTTTTTGTTTCTATATCTTTCGGAAGAAATATCTCAAAATATTTTCCTGTCATTTGACTTTTGTCAATGCCAAAGATTTTAGCAAAGCCGTTATTTATCGAAATTATTTTTCCCTCCATATCGATTTCTGCAAATAAAGAAACGGATTTTATTGTTTTAAGTATTCCTTTCATTTCGGTTTCTTTTTTTGTTGATTCTTCCTGGGTTGCTAACATTTCTTCGAGGTTCTGTCGCATTTCTTCTTCTTGTTGCGACAATTCATCTGCTTGTTTTTGCGATTGTTCAAGTAATTCTGCTGTTTTTGCATTTATTTTGACAGATGAAATTGTAGATGCTATATTTTCGCTTACTTTTTCAGCAAATTCAATATGATGTTTTTCAAATTTATTAAAAGAAACAAGCTCAATTGCCCCATAAATTTCATCGCTTACATTTAAAGGTATAATAAGAATATTATTGGGTTTTTTTTCAGTTTTTAGCCCGGGTGAAATAAACACATAATTATCAGGAGTATTTTTAAGATATATTGTAGCTTTTTCCTCAGCAGCTCTTCCAATTAAATTTTCATTAAATAATATGTTTTTTTTCATTAACTTTCTTTTTCCGTAGGCAATAGCGGCGTATAATTCAAAATAAATTTCTTTTTTATCATCATCATTTAAAATAAAGAAAGTACCCTGACATGTGTCCATATATTCGGTAAGACTTTTTATAATATTAAAAGTAAATTCTTTCATATTTTTAGATTCTTGTCTTAATAGTTCTCCGAATTTTGCAAGCCCTTGCGTTATCCAATTTTGTTTATCATCTTCGATTTTTTGCTTTTTTTCTTCTTCTTGTGCATGTATAAGACTTTGCCGCATACCTAATAATGAGTTTCCAAGAACATCATTATCGCTAAGTAATTGAAATTCTGCATTCAAATTACCTTTCCCTATTTCTGCTGCAAATTTTGCAGTACTATCTAGTCCATCAATAAGTTTATTAACGGAATCTGTCATTTCGCCAATTTCATCATTAGATTTGTTTTTGAGCTTTTTATTAGTATCAATATCTCCTTTAGCTAAATTTTGTATTAATTTGGCGGTTTTAAATATTGGGCGGCTAATGTTTCTTGATATAATCAAAATTACTAATGTAATTATTAATAAGCCCAGAATTCCGATAAAAACAGAAAACCTAAAAGTATAGTTAGCTTTTTGCATTATTTTGTTTACAGGTATTACCATGGCAAACGACCATGGCGTGGGAGAGTTGCCAATATGCACAGGTGCAAATGAAATGTAAAATTTATCACCTGTGTTTTTATTTTTTGAGAAAAATGAAAAATTTTCACCGTTTTGAATTTTTTCAATAATATTGATTTTTCCTCCAATATTTTGGAAATAATCAGTAAATGGTTTTTCTATAAGTTTTTTATCAGGATGTGTAACTTGTAGCCCGTTGTGTGAGATTAATAACGCATATCCTGTTTTAAATGGTTTAATTTTGTCCGATAATTTTTGAAATATTTCTAATGGCACATCAACACCAACTACTCCTATAAATTCATTATTAACAATTATTGGTACTATCATATTTGTTTGTAATACCCCGTCTTCTTCTTGTCCTGTATAGGAATAATAGTAAGGTTCAAGAATTGTTTCCTGTAATGATGTTTTTGGTATTAAATAATAATCGCCCTGAAATAGTGTTGTAGATGTAGATAATTCAATCTTTATCTCACCATTATCTTTGTAATATGTTGGGGAAAAATTACCGATAAAAGTACTTCCCGGTTTATTTATATAGTAATTATCAAGTGTGTCAATAGTATTAGGTTCCCAGATACTCCATACGGAAATAAAATCTTTGTTACATTTAAGTAGTTGTACCATTATATCCATAAAAACTGTTCTTCTTTCTTCTTGTGAGATTGTTTCGAAATCGTCAAATGTTTGCACTAAAGTTCTTGCAGCAATCATAAATTTATCCATATTTGATTTTGCAAGATTTGCATATTCTATGGCATAAATGTCAGCAAGGTCTGTGGCATTTTTCACAGCTTTATTTTTCAGACTAATACTTATAAAGCCAATTGCCGAAGCAAATATAATAATAGAGGTGCTTAAAATAAATAATAATATTTTAGTATTTAATGTTATCTTCATATGAGAGCCTCCTTGTGTTGAAGTTTGTAATATTTAAAGTTTAATTATTTTTATTAGTTCTTCTTCTGTTTTTTTCCAGATACCTTCTATTTCAGCAATAAGGTCTGGTAATTCAGCCAAGTGTTTCTTGTCAATAGATTTTTGATAAATTATTTTTGATTTTTTTTGTAATTTAATTAAACCAAGGTAACCCATTTTTGATTTTATAGAATTTGCTTTTGATTGTAATAATTTCCACTTTTTTTGTTTATATATATCTTTAAATTCTTCAATATGATCAGGGATTGTTTTGATATAAACAGTTAGAATGTTTTGTATTTTCTTTAAATCGCCTTTAAATACTTTATTTATATATGTGAGATTTATATATTGAAATTTAAAATCTTTTCCAAACAATTCCTCAATTTGTGGAATTTGTTTTTCTTTTACGGCTTTTTGTGGTTCAATTTTCTTTTTACGGCTTTTTGTTAGTTTTTCTTTTTTAAGTTCTTTTAATTTAAGCAATTTATTTTCAAGTAATTGAATATTACTTATATCAATTGAAGTTTTCAGAACTTTGTATGGTTCACCTTCTTTGTTAATTAAAGGGGTATATTTTGATGATAGCCAAACTGTTTTATTATCACAAATAACAGATTCTTCAATGCTCTTAACTTTGCCTGATTTCATATCTTCCCAAAAGGCTTTGAATTTTTTATTGTTTTTATCATCCGTAAATAAAGATGAAGAATGCTGTTTGCCAATTACTAATTCTCTTTTTACATTATATATTTCAAGTAGTTTGTCGTTAACTAAAATTATTTTCCCTTTCATATCATATTCGGTAACAAGAAGCGAAGAATTTATTGCCTCAATAATACCCCTTGTTTCTACTTCTTTTTTAGAAGCTTCTTCTTGTGTAGCTTGCATTTCTTCCATGTTTTGTCTCATTTCTTCTTCTTGTTGGGCTAATTCATCTGCCTGGGTTTGTGATTGTTCTAATAGTTGGTTGGTTCTAACATTAATTTTTGCTTTTAAAATTGTTGATGCTATTATTTCACTGACTTTTTCGACAAATGTTATCTGGTATTTTTCAATGTTTTTTAACGATTCAATTTCAACAATACCTATCAATTCTTCATTATGAATTAGTGGAACAATTAAAATTGATGAAGGATTTGAGCTGCCAAGACCAGAAGAAATGATAATATATTTATCGGGAATGTCATTAACAAATATTGTTTCTTTTTCCTGTATGCAACGACCAACAAGATTTTCTCCGGGATATATTTCTTTTTTATTATATTTTATTTTATTAAAACCCACAAAAGCTATTAGTTCAAAAAAGATATTTGTTTCATCCTTTTCATTAATTAAATAAAAGCCTCCTATATTTGCTTTTAAATATGAAACAAGATTACTTATAATATTATATGATAATTTTTCTATATTATCATTGTCTTGTCTTAATATTTTACCGAACAATCCAATGCCTTCAGATGACCAGATAAAATTTCTTTCCTGAGTTTTTCTTTTTGTTTCTTCGTCTTTGGCAGTTTGCAAACTATTTCTCATTTCTAATATTGAATTGCCAAGTGTGTCTTTATCGCTTAATTGTTTAAATTCAGCATTAAAATTACCTTTACCTATTTCGTTAGCAAAGTTTGCTGTTTTATTTAATCCTTGAATTAATACATTAACAGATTTGGCTATATCGCCGATTTCGTCTTTTGATTTAACAAATATCATTTCAGATTCACCTATATGTCCTTTTGATAATTTTTTTAATGAATTTGTGGTTTTAATAAGTGGTCTGACAATATTTGTAGAAATTATCCAAATAACAATTGTTAAAAGTAATAATCCGATAATACCTACTGTAACTGAAATGTTAAAATGACTTTTTGCTTCATCCATAATGGTTTTAAGAGGAACAACTATACCAATTGACCATGGTGTTTGTGTTTTTCCAAAAATTATTGGAGCAAATGTAATATATGTTTCATTTTCTTCATTTTGATCGTTAAGTATAAATGAAAAATTTTTCCCTTGCTGAACATTTTCGATAATATTAGTATATTTCAAATAATCTGGATTAATAGCAGTTATTAATTTACCGACATATTTTTTATTTGGATGAGCAACATAAGTTCCGTTATTTGCCACCATAAAGGCGTAACTGTTTTTGAACGGCTGTACTGTGTCGATAATATTCTGGAATCTTTCTAAGGAAACATCAATACCGGTTAGCCCAACAAACTCATCATTATTAATTATTGGAATAACCAAACTGGTTTCAAGGATTTCATCGATTTTTTGGTTAGTATATGAATAGAAGTATGGATTGGTAATGGTTTCTTTTCCTGAAATTTTTATTTTATAATAAGTGCTCGTAATATTGTCGCTTAAAAGGTCAAGAGAATCAATTACAATGTTTATTTCATCATTTAACCTGTAATATGCAATAGATAATCTTCCGTGAGGTTTGTTCCACAGACTGTCAATAAACATTAATTCCCAGCTATCCCAAACTGAAACAAAATGAGGATTATTTTCTAATACGCTTCTTAACATATTGTTATAAACAATTCTTCTGGTTTCGGGATTAATGTTTAAATATCCTTCCATTGTCTGAGACATGGTTCTTGTAGCATAAATATCGGCATCAAGGCTTGATTTGGAAATATATGCATATTCTCTTACATAAGAATCGGCTAATTTTTTTGCGTCAATAATTGAATTTTCTTCAAATTTTATACTAATATATCCGATTGTTCCGATATAAATTAATATTGAAGTTGTTAAAATAATAAATATCATTTTAAAACTTATTTTCAACTTAATTTTCATATTAGTCTCCGGTTAATTATTTATAACTATTCAGTTCTTTAATCTCGAATATTTAAAAGTAATTTTATTTTTATATAACATTTTGTAAAAGAATCATTCATCTAACTGATTAGATACGTTTGTTTTATCAGTGATATCAAAAGCAATACAAATAACTTTTATTGGTGTTCCCGAATCGTCCAATACCGGAACAAATTCTTGAGAAAGCCATAAATTTTTATTGCCAATCGTGAAATTTTCTTTAATCTTTTTCTTTATTCCGTTTCTAAGGTCATTCCATAATTCGGAATGATTTTTTATGCTTTTTTTATCCGTTTCTATTAAAGAACCGTGATTTTTTCCAACAAGTTTTTCTTCTGGCAAACCAAGCAGTTTGCAAAATTTATCGTTTATTTTAATTAACACCCCATCCAAATCATATTCTGCAATTAATGATACTGAATTAATTGCATTAACCATTCCTTTTAATACAATTTCTCTATTTGTAAATTCTTCTTGTGTTGCGTGCATTTCTTCAATGTTTTGTCTCATTTCTTCTTCTTGTGAATGTAGTTCTTCGCTTTGTTTTTGTGATTGTTCTAATAATTCTGCTGTTTTTTCATTAATTTTTACACTGGAAATAGTTGAAGCAATATTTTCATTAACTTTTTCAACAAAACTTATCTGGTAGTCTTCAAATTTAGTGAAAGAGAGGAGTTCAATAACTCCAAATACTTCATCGTTAAATAAAAGCGGAACAAACAAAACACATCTTGGGTTGGCTTCACCAAGTCCTGATGTTATTTTAGAATAATTATCAGGAACGTCAGTTATAAATATTGTCATTTTTTCAAAAGCACACCTGCCAACAAGACCTTCTCCTATTATGATTTTCGAGTCAATTATTTTTTTTCTTCCATATGCAATTGCTGATTTTACCTCAAAATATATATCGTTTTTATCTTTATCATTAAGCATATATATTGCGCCCTGATTTGCATTAAGATAATTTATCAAATTGCTTATTATATTGAATGACAACAAATCTAAATTATTATTATTTTGCCGTAAAATATCTCCGAATTTGGCAACCCCCTGGGTTATCCAATTTTGTTTTTCAGCTTCAGTTTTTCTTTTTTCTTCTTCTTCTTCTGCATGTTTAAGATTTTTTCTCATTTCTAATAAAGAATTTCCCAGAACATCTTCTTCGCCAAGTAGTTGAAATTCAGCATCAAGATTGCCTTGCCCAATTTGTTTAGCAAAGTTGGCAGTGTTATTTAAACCATCAATCAGGGTGTTTAATGATTTACTCATTTCACCAATTTCGTCTTTTGTAGTAATAATGAGCTTTTCTGTATTTTCAATTTTTCCTTTTGATAAATATTTAAGTAATTTGGTGGTTTTGATTAAAGGTTTGCTAATACTTCGGGCAATAATCCAAATAATAATAGTTAATATTAATAATCCAATAAGTCCAATTATAATTGAAATAATAAAATTTTTGTTTGCTTCCTGCATAATAATTTTTACAGGCACTTTAATACAAAGTGACCATGGCGTTACTGTTTGTCCAACAATAATCGGTGCAAATGTATGGTAATAAAACTCTCCATTCTTTTTATCTTTTTCTTTAAATG is drawn from Bacteroidales bacterium and contains these coding sequences:
- a CDS encoding GAF domain-containing protein, which encodes MKLKLNINSKLLLYIITISLIIYATAIGYISINSKISAYNDATKIADKHLHEYASKIETKFNEQMAVVRTLSQAFATYKLLPEDEWKELFSNMYENIFNNNPDFYAIWDSWELSFIDSAWNKPHGRYIKTYWRENNEIKNISYLKSLDGDPETYAVTKAAGIESIWEPYFDVFDEGKTIQIFMTSLISPLLENGRFMGLVGIDIDIKMFHNLVNEIKPFKNTTAYLLSYEGVFAGHPNEKLIGQNFIDIYPDIAKKYEIVDNIKNGEYLSFKEKDKKNGEFYYHTFAPIIVGQTVTPWSLCIKVPVKIIMQEANKNFIISIIIGLIGLLILTIIIWIIARSISKPLIKTTKLLKYLSKGKIENTEKLIITTKDEIGEMSKSLNTLIDGLNNTANFAKQIGQGNLDAEFQLLGEEDVLGNSLLEMRKNLKHAEEEEEKRKTEAEKQNWITQGVAKFGDILRQNNNNLDLLSFNIISNLINYLNANQGAIYMLNDKDKNDIYFEVKSAIAYGRKKIIDSKIIIGEGLVGRCAFEKMTIFITDVPDNYSKITSGLGEANPRCVLFVPLLFNDEVFGVIELLSFTKFEDYQISFVEKVNENIASTISSVKINEKTAELLEQSQKQSEELHSQEEEMRQNIEEMHATQEEFTNREIVLKGMVNAINSVSLIAEYDLDGVLIKINDKFCKLLGLPEEKLVGKNHGSLIETDKKSIKNHSELWNDLRNGIKKKIKENFTIGNKNLWLSQEFVPVLDDSGTPIKVICIAFDITDKTNVSNQLDE
- a CDS encoding GAF domain-containing protein, whose product is MIFIILTTSILIYIGTIGYISIKFEENSIIDAKKLADSYVREYAYISKSSLDADIYATRTMSQTMEGYLNINPETRRIVYNNMLRSVLENNPHFVSVWDSWELMFIDSLWNKPHGRLSIAYYRLNDEINIVIDSLDLLSDNITSTYYKIKISGKETITNPYFYSYTNQKIDEILETSLVIPIINNDEFVGLTGIDVSLERFQNIIDTVQPFKNSYAFMVANNGTYVAHPNKKYVGKLITAINPDYLKYTNIIENVQQGKNFSFILNDQNEENETYITFAPIIFGKTQTPWSIGIVVPLKTIMDEAKSHFNISVTVGIIGLLLLTIVIWIISTNIVRPLIKTTNSLKKLSKGHIGESEMIFVKSKDEIGDIAKSVNVLIQGLNKTANFANEIGKGNFNAEFKQLSDKDTLGNSILEMRNSLQTAKDEETKRKTQERNFIWSSEGIGLFGKILRQDNDNIEKLSYNIISNLVSYLKANIGGFYLINEKDETNIFFELIAFVGFNKIKYNKKEIYPGENLVGRCIQEKETIFVNDIPDKYIIISSGLGSSNPSSILIVPLIHNEELIGIVEIESLKNIEKYQITFVEKVSEIIASTILKAKINVRTNQLLEQSQTQADELAQQEEEMRQNMEEMQATQEEASKKEVETRGIIEAINSSLLVTEYDMKGKIILVNDKLLEIYNVKRELVIGKQHSSSLFTDDKNNKKFKAFWEDMKSGKVKSIEESVICDNKTVWLSSKYTPLINKEGEPYKVLKTSIDISNIQLLENKLLKLKELKKEKLTKSRKKKIEPQKAVKEKQIPQIEELFGKDFKFQYINLTYINKVFKGDLKKIQNILTVYIKTIPDHIEEFKDIYKQKKWKLLQSKANSIKSKMGYLGLIKLQKKSKIIYQKSIDKKHLAELPDLIAEIEGIWKKTEEELIKIIKL
- a CDS encoding cupin domain-containing protein, which produces MKSIFPKIVTELPEAEIPIEGLKAYLAQEYNNQILFMEFEREVEIPPHKHKAQWGIVLEGEIDLTINGNKKTYRKGDTYFIPDGVEHSAKIYSGYSDITFFNEKDRYKTKK
- the mnmH gene encoding tRNA 2-selenouridine(34) synthase MnmH yields the protein MIKQIDIEEFLLLSEKLAIIDVRSPKEYEQGHIPNAVNIPLFDNNERTKVGIIYKNSGREKAILAGLEITGKKMVSFIQDLKKHTNEKDILVHCWRGGMRSSSLAWLFNIADYNPFVLNNGYKAYRRFIRNEFNKKAKLIVLGGNTGSGKTEILNKIFDLGHQVIDLEKTANHKGSVFGGLGKGEQPTNEQFENNLYSLWGKLDFKKPVWIEDESQSIGKVWMPEPLYLQIRNSFVIKLELEKKYRIKRLVSDYADCEKSLLKEMILKIENKLGGLNTKICIEAIDNDDFSTVADIALLYYDKTYDFGLSKRNSESILPLKLSGNDINLNVKKVISLAKK
- a CDS encoding GAF domain-containing protein, whose product is MKITLNTKILLFILSTSIIIFASAIGFISISLKNKAVKNATDLADIYAIEYANLAKSNMDKFMIAARTLVQTFDDFETISQEERRTVFMDIMVQLLKCNKDFISVWSIWEPNTIDTLDNYYINKPGSTFIGNFSPTYYKDNGEIKIELSTSTTLFQGDYYLIPKTSLQETILEPYYYSYTGQEEDGVLQTNMIVPIIVNNEFIGVVGVDVPLEIFQKLSDKIKPFKTGYALLISHNGLQVTHPDKKLIEKPFTDYFQNIGGKINIIEKIQNGENFSFFSKNKNTGDKFYISFAPVHIGNSPTPWSFAMVIPVNKIMQKANYTFRFSVFIGILGLLIITLVILIISRNISRPIFKTAKLIQNLAKGDIDTNKKLKNKSNDEIGEMTDSVNKLIDGLDSTAKFAAEIGKGNLNAEFQLLSDNDVLGNSLLGMRQSLIHAQEEEKKQKIEDDKQNWITQGLAKFGELLRQESKNMKEFTFNIIKSLTEYMDTCQGTFFILNDDDKKEIYFELYAAIAYGKRKLMKKNILFNENLIGRAAEEKATIYLKNTPDNYVFISPGLKTEKKPNNILIIPLNVSDEIYGAIELVSFNKFEKHHIEFAEKVSENIASTISSVKINAKTAELLEQSQKQADELSQQEEEMRQNLEEMLATQEESTKKETEMKGILKTIKSVSLFAEIDMEGKIISINNGFAKIFGIDKSQMTGKYFEIFLPKDIETKNEYENIRLNLRNGEVCTNIQKIIISKKEKWISQTFTPIFDDDIPYKVLNIATDITEEYRLNAEIKIIEKKLEDM